Part of the Quercus robur chromosome 5, dhQueRobu3.1, whole genome shotgun sequence genome, atagaATTATActataacctaatctaagtatacaTGTGTGTAAAACTTTCCCTTAGAGATTTGAACCTCAGTCCTTACCCTCCACATCTCACAAGTACTTATCCTTGTGGAACAACCATCGTGTTTAGGGTGCGCGGTGGTAAATGGATTCTAATTAAAACAATACCATAAAAAGAacactaaattatttttttggaaagcaTAATcctaaaattccaaaaattacataaatatttgtaaaaattaataaacaaaagacTTAAACCCTATATTCTATCCTACATCACTTCCATGGCTATGAGGAGAAAGTATCCTTCTATTTAAAAAGGGTTCTATTTCATGTGTcggattaaattttataaagctTATTCAGGTATAACACATGACACTTTGTacaatatcaaattaaaaaaataaaatcttaacttTACAATGAACTCTCAGTGTGGAACATGGATTAGCTTTGTATCATAACCAGACTCAGTTCGCTTGAAGATTGAGCTCTACTTAGCCCCATCTCTTTATCATAAAAGTACATTGCTATTCTAGCTGCCTTATCCCAAACACTCCCACTCGGAGTTACACTACCTCGGTTTGCCTCTTCATAGCGTTGATAGTTCTTTATTAAATGAATCAAGGATAGCAAAAAACAAATGGTGGAAGTGGAGAAAGATATCAAGCAGAGACCCCAGAAACTTTTTAGGCCCAAGCTTCTGGTTTCATCGGAAGACACATTCATTGAACACTCATTCGGGGGAGTCAAATCATTTTCAAGTATCTTTAGATCTCCTTTCTCTGATAGTCTCAGAATTCCTTCCGAAAACCCTCTAGCAAACGGAGAGCCTTTTTGAAATGCCTGCTTGGAAAGCAAgaaattttaacaataattactatttattaaggaaaaatacaaagagTCAATAGTCTTGTATCTCAATTGGTTGATATTTCCTACTATTTCAAATAGAGACATCTAGGATTCAAATCCCCACTCccctaactatcaaattatcaaaaaaaaaaaaaagtaaaataaactaactttctaaatcaatatcattgaatttgattattttattgctTGGAGTAcatgatttatttattaatacttcacttttatttaatttaattgagtTGAAAGCcatttctatttctttattaCCCACTTAATTAAATTTccttcttttccattccttttaattaaaatttatattcgCGTGAATTTAAAAGTTTATGTGTGCGTTTGGCATTgctatagaaaatataattttattgtaattatcaaattgttAATTGCAGAGCTCCGGGGTGTGTCACCTAGTGCATTAACAGGTAACAagtactatatatacacacacaaatctagcaattttgttagttttaaaagaGTCTTAAAGCTGATAACAACTTTTAAGGTTAAAGTTGAAATTTGGACGTTACAATTCAAtattcataatttataaattcagAACTTTAGTGCACTATTATGTGGAATTTGTCAAATACCAAAAAACCTTTCGGTTAAAACTTCTCAATAGCAAAAACTGTACAATTAAGGGTAAAGGGTTTATTTGGTATTAATGTAGAAAGTAGAGCTTTAGCTCTAATGAAAACATTGAATGATAGAAATTAAGCACAATGGGAGTAATTTTATAAAGAGAAATGTCCCTTACAAACACCATTAAtttacacacattttttttatactaaaaccGTGACTCAAGTCACAATTTTTGTGCAAAAGTGGTATATGTAACAAGCAtgtgtataatatatattggTCGAAGTTTATTACACACACAAGCAACGTCTATTACACACAtcttataatgtttttttttcctcttccaaaAACTCATATAAGCTAGAAGAGCTCTTTAGCATTGTTTGAAAATTGCAAGAGctgggtttctctctctctctctctctttaaagaCAAAGTAGAAACTATCCCTAGGACCCTGGCATCATTGAAAGTGCAAGATCagacaaaaaatagaaacatcAAAGAGCTTTTGAATTCCATGGAAAAAATTGCATGAAACATAAAGTGATTATTGGTGCCCAAAATGCAAAATTCATTTGtatgtactttttattttaatgaaaaaaattttactaactTTTTTAGAATGATCAAATGATGAAGTATGAaggtttttgtatttgttaatGGTTACTCACAAACCCTACATATATAGGTGGCcgtgtatatgtgtatatatatatataatattaagaaaaatgttaCTCACAAATCCAAAGCCTCCAAATCTGTAGGTGGCCGTATGACTGGTGTCAGTGATGTATCCCTTGCAGTGTTTATGGAGGAAGACTTTCGCATATGGGGCTTCAAGAAAGGCGGCTGCTATACCTTTGCTTTCAAATTcctttatatatttctcttcgCTATCAATTTCCTTGATGTTGGTAGAGCTGAAATTAAGCACTTCCTCCAGGTATTTGCCTACAAAGGTACCCTTGTCATAACCAACGGTTAAGTTGTTCCTCTTAAGCAACTCCATAGATGTGACACTCGGTTCTATTTTCTGAATAGTGAGCATTGAAGAGAGATTGGCAGTGTAGCTTGCAGTTAACACAAACACTAGAAATAGCCACATTGCGATCACCACTCGTGTAAGGTGGTTGTAAATCCTCTCTCCTGAAAGATAAAACATGTGCTAATGAGTGTTTTAACTCCTAAATGAGGATTTGCCAAGATTGACATTACTAACTGCAGTATGCAATGGTTCTTGGGGTGTTTTCATTAAACACATAATTATGGATTTCTTAAAATTCAATGATTGTCCTGACTACTCTTTATATTTAGTCATACACTCATACGTTACTTGCAGTTTCAGGACAAGCCTAACAAAGAAAACTAGATCATCCACTAATTATTGAAGACTAAATTTAGAACATTCATCAGCTAAATTAAATACTCAGATACATGGGATATATAGTTGCTACTACAGTATAAAGTGGAATACTAAGAGTGGGACATAGGATTTATTCATTGTTTTTGCTACTCCCTTGCTAATTGTTAGACCTGTCTAATGTGTATTATTCTAGAACTGTGGCTGCCTAATGCAGATTAGTTTTATCATGATCATTGACATGATGAATTATATCTCTAACTAGAAACCCTGGGATGGGTTGCTTGTTAATGTGCCTAACATGATTATGTTATATTCATAAGCGGAGAAATGAAAGAGCATATGGAAACTGCAGGAACAAtgaaacaataatatatatatatatatatatatatatatatttttttttttttttttttttatttggtggtaacaaaaaaaaaatgaaacaataatataaCTACAGATTGGTTGTTCATGTGATCTGCCTAAGAGTGTGTGTAGGCTTATAATTATTGAGCTGACCAATGAACataacttttgtttttcttttgagaatcaATGAACATAATTAACATTCTGAGTCCTATAATTGAGCATTTATACTTACTGTGAGCAAAGAACAGAGAGCAGAAGGCAAACCACATGGCAGTCGCAATCTGATCCTTCAACGAGCCTTTAAATTCTGGATTGGATGGATGCTCCAAGAACCAAACTATGAACATGGTGTAAATCAAGATGAAAGCAACCACCAACCACACTCCCCAGGTAAAAGGCTTCATGAACATCCACGGTGACTCTTTAGACTTCGCTGGAACTACCATAGTCAACCCTGACTCTGTGTATGGCTGAGTAAATTCCACATCCTTTGACCTATTGGATAGTATGGTTATATCACCAACAACAGCATCACAAGTCTTCCTTATTTGGTCCAAATGAAGACCTTTGTCAGCATTTTGAAGccataaaataatgataatattaatcaaaatttgaaattttaaaattgatctTAAATTTCACATGTAATAGTTTAATACTAGTTATCCTATATTTGGACACATATTCTCTAATCTACCCACTTACCTCCCTGCCTCTCTCAAAAGGAAATATCAATTCaattaccaaaattaaaaaaagtccTGAAAAGAAGAGTACttcttattcttgaattttagtATATACTGATTCTAGAATTTGTGCACTTACAAGAGTCTCAATGTAAATTTAGGGCAGGTTAGTATCAATTCTTGAAGTTAATGGTTGTTATGATgaccacaaattattttataatatttttacaaactattattATGACAAATTCTTACTGGTTTTCATTTGGAGTCACCACTGATATCACTTTGTCACttatcaataatcactcaccatatcaacaatttgtaaaaaaatgttgtaaaatagtttgtatctctaacaatttcataaaataaatacacattagacaaaaaattgatgaattgACTAATATAGCTATATATTCAGAGATAAAAAGTTAGTTACTTAGTTTACCTTGTTATGGACAAGTTCAACCAAGTCATCATAGGATCCATCTTTGGACTCAAATATGTATTGCAGAGTATCTGTATAATTCATTTGTTCCATCACCTTATGGAAGATTTCAATGCTGAAACCACCAAATATTTCGCCATTTGAGTTGTTTCTGTTCTTGTCCTCCACAAATTCTTTGAACATGGCATGAGCTGGAACTACGATTCTCATTGGTTTTGCTTTTGAAGGCATTGCCCAGCCTTTGGGAACCTTATCTAGCCCTGGCCAAGccttttcttttgtattctTATTCTTAACACCCCCATTATTATCTGGTGTCCAGATGTCTAATTCATTGCTTTTCTCCCCATCCACTTTCACAATCTTGAATTTGGGATTTTGTGAAAGCATTTTCCCTTCGAAACGTATTTCTCCACTTAAACCTGAGAAACTGTCTGATAATATATTTTTCGAAAGGCTACTAGAGACATCAGAACTACTCTTTATGGCCCGAGTAATGATTTTAATGCTATCATATGCACGTAGAGCATAAATTCCTGGCTTCGAGTTTTCTTCCTCTGAACGATTGGCTCTGAATCTTTTCTCAAACTTGACATATTCTTTATTGTGATTGGAGTATTGTGTTTTGATTCCTATAGTGCCATTCATAGAGGAAATAATGGATTTGTCAACAGAGTCCAGCATGTTTGTAATGCTGTCTGGGATTATCCAAGCTGACTCTGTCTCTCCTCCAACAAGTCTCAATTTTTTAGCTTCTCTGAATAAGTTAGTCACCATCGTTAATGATGACTGAAGAACAATAAAAACCCTACACAGCGTTTCATTCTCTAGCTTCACCAGCTCTTCTTGTACAAGTCCTTCAGCATTAGACACAGAGGAAAATGATGGAAGAACCAGACGATACTCAATCTCCACCCCAATGTTCTGAAGAGCTTCAGCTAAGAGAGCCGACATTCCTGAATCACCACCATATGCATCCTCTTCGTAAATAACAATCACTCTTCTCCAATTGCATGCACGGACAATATCTGCTATGCATTTTACTTGTGCAGAACCATCGTTAGCCATCCGAATCAACAAAGGCCAACGATGTTGAATCGTTGGTGAGGTTATGGCAGGTGATGCAAATGAAAGAACTGGAACTTGAGTCCTGTTTCCAACATCAGCAACTAAAGCTGTTTTCTGCCATGAGTGCATGCCAATGATAGCAAtcaatttcttctctttgataAGATTTTCAGCTGCAATCAAAATGTAAAAAGTATTAACACAAACCATCACCATGTATTGTCTTCATCATCATATAATTAAAGTAGGTGCTGGGATTAAACCCCCTCTGGAGTGATGATTTTGGCTTGTCCAAGATTTTTTCCGCCACCACCTAGTACTATTGTGACCTAGTGTAAGACCATTGGTGCTTGAGAAGTAGTGGCTGCATGTTGTGCACCTTGCACCTAtgccaaccaaacaaaacaatgGGCAGAAGAGGGAGTCATGCCATATGCTATGCATGGTGGGTTGAGGTAGCAGGTCATGGTAATACATGACTACACAAATGGGCTTGAAGGCAATGTGTTGGTGGCCATATGCTTGTGAAGGACTCATGGTCACGGCTTGGCAAACTGCAAGCTATTGATATGCCATGGGCAGGAAGTGCAGTTGGGGTTAAATCGTGACAGCAAGCTAGGCGATGCGCAAGTAGGTTGAATATAGATGATAGATGGGATCTTTTTTTTAGGTTCAAGAGAGAAGGGCGCTCTTAGATTAactttagggtctgtttgggatccgtttattttactgaaactaaaaactttttactgaaagtactgtagataaagataaaagttagctaaaatagtacagtagaacccatgaataataccaaaaagtatagtggacctatgaatagtagcaaaaataaactgaatagtaaaataagttggcaaaaataattttgcaaaacGGACACTTAAGCCCAATTTGGATACAACGTTTGCGCGTCTGcgttttgcctttttttatttttattttcttggttAGCTATGTTTTTTGACTTTCGGTCAGTGTACAGTGCACACCAGTGTACTATTCAGcaacttttcaacaacttttttagcaacttttcaacaattttttattaaaaatgagtctcaccgcactattcacacatttaaaatttattttgctacagtgttttcagttttcagcaaaataagttgtatccaaaggACCCTTAGTATGCTAACTTCCTTAATTGTCTTCAAAGTCGTGCCTCAAAGGGTATATATAGGTAGGCAAAAGATTAGGTTAAATCAATCTTCATGTAGAACTAGGAATTTAGGCAACGTTTCTACCTGGCTTTAATGATAGATCAAGCAAGTCCTAAATTTAAACTCAACCTAACCTTCCATTCTTCAATATTTTCAAGCAGTTCCCTACATTGGCTCTTGTCTAAGCTAATAACATTAAGTAAAACCCCATTGACACGTTATTTGTTATATGGAATTTCGATGTACTAATTCCT contains:
- the LOC126726109 gene encoding glutamate receptor 2.7-like, encoding MSIPFITVCTVSRPLFSPVLVYFLFILFLLPHGHHGAQANSYKNKEINIGVIIDVNSRIGKEEQTAMEIAAQNEAPKGRSVSLHFLDSDRDPQQVASAAENLIKEKKLIAIIGMHSWQKTALVADVGNRTQVPVLSFASPAITSPTIQHRWPLLIRMANDGSAQVKCIADIVRACNWRRVIVIYEEDAYGGDSGMSALLAEALQNIGVEIEYRLVLPSFSSVSNAEGLVQEELVKLENETLCRVFIVLQSSLTMVTNLFREAKKLRLVGGETESAWIIPDSITNMLDSVDKSIISSMNGTIGIKTQYSNHNKEYVKFEKRFRANRSEEENSKPGIYALRAYDSIKIITRAIKSSSDVSSSLSKNILSDSFSGLSGEIRFEGKMLSQNPKFKIVKVDGEKSNELDIWTPDNNGGVKNKNTKEKAWPGLDKVPKGWAMPSKAKPMRIVVPAHAMFKEFVEDKNRNNSNGEIFGGFSIEIFHKVMEQMNYTDTLQYIFESKDGSYDDLVELVHNKTCDAVVGDITILSNRSKDVEFTQPYTESGLTMVVPAKSKESPWMFMKPFTWGVWLVVAFILIYTMFIVWFLEHPSNPEFKGSLKDQIATAMWFAFCSLFFAHRERIYNHLTRVVIAMWLFLVFVLTASYTANLSSMLTIQKIEPSVTSMELLKRNNLTVGYDKGTFVGKYLEEVLNFSSTNIKEIDSEEKYIKEFESKGIAAAFLEAPYAKVFLHKHCKGYITDTSHTATYRFGGFGFAFQKGSPFARGFSEGILRLSEKGDLKILENDLTPPNECSMNVSSDETRSLGLKSFWGLCLISFSTSTICFLLSLIHLIKNYQRYEEANRGSVTPSGSVWDKAARIAMYFYDKEMGLSRAQSSSELSLVMIQS